The Oscillospiraceae bacterium genome contains a region encoding:
- the nanE gene encoding putative N-acetylmannosamine-6-phosphate 2-epimerase gives MEKSELLRKLSHGLIVSCQALPGEPLYRPQGGVMALMAKAACQAGAVGIRANGVQDIRDIMREVPLPVIGIIKKDYAGSSVYITPTLAEVDALVETGCDIIALDFTRSLRPHGESAKEFLEQVKRRYPHQPIMADCSSLQDALAAQSAGADFVGTTLNGYVRGDPPMAGPNFELVGRIAAQVQVPVIAEGRIQEPWQARRMLELGATAVVVGAAITRPLEIARHFVNEIRLPCGG, from the coding sequence ATGGAAAAGAGCGAACTGCTGCGCAAGCTGTCCCACGGCCTGATCGTCTCCTGCCAGGCGCTGCCTGGGGAGCCTTTGTACCGGCCGCAGGGCGGGGTGATGGCGCTGATGGCGAAGGCGGCGTGCCAGGCAGGCGCCGTGGGGATACGGGCAAACGGCGTGCAGGACATCCGGGACATCATGCGCGAGGTGCCGCTGCCGGTCATCGGGATCATAAAAAAAGATTACGCCGGCAGCAGCGTATACATCACCCCCACGCTGGCCGAGGTGGACGCGCTGGTGGAAACAGGCTGCGACATCATTGCGCTGGATTTTACCCGCAGCCTCAGGCCCCACGGCGAGAGCGCAAAGGAATTTTTGGAGCAGGTAAAACGCAGATACCCTCATCAGCCCATCATGGCCGATTGCTCTTCCCTGCAGGACGCGCTCGCGGCGCAAAGCGCCGGAGCGGATTTTGTGGGCACCACCCTGAACGGGTATGTGCGGGGGGACCCCCCCATGGCCGGGCCGAACTTCGAGCTGGTCGGCCGCATCGCGGCGCAGGTGCAGGTGCCCGTGATCGCCGAGGGGCGCATCCAGGAGCCCTGGCAGGCCCGCAGAATGCTGGAGCTGGGCGCCACGGCGGTGGTGGTGGGGGCCGCCATCACCCGCCCTCTGGAAATCGCGAGGCATTTCGTGAACGAAATAAGGCTCCCCTGCGGCGGCTGA
- the fbpC gene encoding Fe(3+) ions import ATP-binding protein FbpC, with protein sequence MSVTIGIKNAVKRYGENTVIKNLSLDIKESEFFTLLGPSGCGKTTLLRMIAGFNSIEGGDFFFGDRRVNDMDPAKRNIGMVFQNYAIFPNMTVRENVEFGLKNRKIDKKQREEETEKFLRLMQIEEYRDRRPDRLSGGQQQRVALARALVIQPDVLLMDEPLSNLDAKLRVEMRTVIKEIQNRIGITTVYVTHDQEEAMAVSDRIAVMNGGVIQQVGAPRALYQRPRNIFVATFIGRTNILDAQLHQEGGRYSLAFGGGYTVEAPHIRPGTAPQPVKVSVRPEEFVLHPHPGGAGLPACVDDSVFLGLNTHYFAHLESGEKVEIVEESEIGKVIEKGTAIRLEVKKQKINVFSQGGETSLMEEGGGVAP encoded by the coding sequence ATGAGTGTTACAATCGGGATCAAAAACGCGGTGAAGCGTTACGGAGAGAACACTGTGATCAAAAATCTTTCGCTGGACATCAAGGAGAGTGAATTTTTCACTCTCCTTGGTCCTTCGGGCTGCGGCAAAACCACGCTGCTGCGAATGATCGCGGGGTTCAACTCCATTGAAGGCGGAGATTTCTTTTTCGGCGATCGGCGGGTGAACGACATGGACCCCGCCAAGCGCAACATTGGCATGGTGTTCCAGAACTATGCGATCTTTCCCAACATGACCGTGCGGGAAAATGTGGAGTTCGGCCTGAAAAACCGAAAGATCGACAAAAAGCAGCGCGAAGAGGAAACCGAAAAATTCCTCAGGCTGATGCAGATCGAAGAATACCGCGACCGCCGGCCGGACCGGCTGTCCGGCGGGCAGCAGCAGCGCGTTGCGCTGGCGCGGGCGCTGGTCATCCAGCCGGATGTCCTTTTAATGGACGAGCCCCTCTCCAACCTGGACGCCAAGCTGCGGGTTGAAATGCGCACGGTGATCAAGGAGATTCAAAACCGCATCGGCATTACCACCGTATACGTCACCCACGACCAGGAAGAGGCCATGGCGGTATCCGACCGCATTGCGGTCATGAACGGCGGCGTGATCCAGCAGGTCGGGGCGCCCCGGGCGCTGTATCAGCGGCCCCGCAACATTTTTGTGGCCACCTTCATCGGCAGGACCAATATCCTGGACGCCCAGCTGCACCAGGAGGGCGGGCGCTACAGCCTGGCGTTCGGCGGCGGCTACACCGTGGAGGCGCCGCACATCCGCCCGGGCACAGCGCCGCAGCCGGTCAAGGTGTCGGTGCGGCCGGAAGAATTTGTGCTGCACCCGCACCCCGGCGGCGCAGGCTTGCCCGCCTGTGTGGACGACAGCGTTTTCCTGGGCCTGAACACCCACTACTTCGCGCATTTGGAAAGCGGCGAGAAGGTCGAGATCGTGGAGGAATCCGAGATCGGAAAGGTGATCGAAAAGGGCACGGCGATCCGCCTGGAGGTAAAAAAGCAAAAGATCAATGTCTTTTCGCAGGGCGGTGAAACTTCGCTGATGGAAGAGGGAGGCGGGGTGGCGCCATGA
- a CDS encoding iron(III)-binding protein, with protein sequence MKTRLLSVILAASFALSLAGCAGGGGSPAPGSGGSAPAQSAGELVIYTPNPDAEIQTVIPAFEQATGIKAIVQSMATGDVLARLDAEKENPQADVNWGAVNYNFYMQKPDLYMEYVSPNDKNLPKQFQNTTGNYTNSKLSGSGAMLLNLDVFKELGLDPDEFTGYKDLLRPELKGRIVMADPTIASSAWAELTNMLLVMGDEPYDEKAWQFVEAYAGQATISSGAIDRQTADGEYAVCVTYEGACVALLDDGATNLKLVYPEEGAVWLPSGVAIVDNCKNAENAKKFVDFLISEEGQNCYAQTSIRPILDGVQNASPNIPPFSELNVAIEDIEYCSSMKAEWLARWTDLVTQ encoded by the coding sequence ATGAAAACAAGGCTTCTCAGTGTGATCCTGGCAGCGTCTTTTGCGCTTTCCCTGGCCGGTTGTGCGGGCGGGGGCGGCTCGCCCGCGCCCGGCAGCGGCGGCAGCGCACCGGCCCAAAGCGCCGGCGAGCTGGTGATCTATACCCCCAACCCGGATGCGGAAATCCAAACCGTGATCCCGGCCTTTGAACAGGCCACCGGCATCAAGGCGATCGTTCAGTCCATGGCCACCGGCGACGTGCTGGCCCGGCTGGACGCGGAAAAGGAAAATCCGCAGGCGGACGTGAACTGGGGCGCGGTGAACTACAACTTCTACATGCAAAAGCCGGACCTCTACATGGAATATGTTTCGCCCAACGATAAAAACCTCCCGAAGCAGTTCCAAAACACCACCGGCAACTACACAAATTCCAAGCTGTCCGGCAGCGGCGCCATGCTCCTGAACCTGGATGTTTTTAAAGAGCTTGGGCTCGACCCCGATGAATTTACCGGCTACAAAGACCTTCTCCGCCCCGAGCTGAAAGGCCGCATCGTTATGGCCGACCCCACCATCGCATCCAGCGCCTGGGCCGAGCTCACCAACATGCTCCTGGTAATGGGCGACGAACCCTACGACGAAAAAGCCTGGCAGTTTGTGGAGGCTTACGCCGGCCAGGCAACCATCTCCTCCGGCGCGATCGACCGGCAGACGGCGGACGGTGAATACGCGGTGTGCGTGACCTACGAGGGTGCCTGCGTGGCCCTGCTGGACGACGGCGCAACCAACCTGAAGCTGGTTTATCCCGAGGAAGGCGCCGTCTGGCTGCCGTCCGGCGTCGCCATTGTGGACAACTGCAAAAACGCCGAAAACGCCAAAAAGTTTGTGGACTTTTTGATCTCGGAAGAAGGCCAGAATTGCTACGCGCAGACCTCGATCCGCCCGATTCTGGACGGCGTGCAGAACGCCAGCCCCAACATCCCCCCTTTCTCTGAGCTGAACGTGGCCATTGAGGACATTGAATACTGCAGCAGCATGAAGGCCGAGTGGCTTGCGCGCTGGACCGACCTGGTCACCCAGTGA
- the yljC gene encoding transcriptional regulator, which produces MDNIFHVIEANYPQYTNADKKVASYILREKEGVTNMTLADIAEGAKVSEGSVIRFCNKLGIKKLIDLKICIAKISAKENERTDALGSALENEFAEIIHNTASLISPAQIEQAVDIIEQRRHIYFFGISVSGIAARMGENSFLRMGKSSQAIEEGHMQMLTASAMSADNALVVFSLTGNTKDTCEAAAAAKLRGVKIISITSYRNSQLAKISDIVLQTSAKEEIINGGRITGLISQMFVLDHLKREYTARHSEVVSQLKEDLAKTILLKKL; this is translated from the coding sequence ATGGACAACATCTTTCACGTCATCGAGGCCAACTACCCGCAGTATACCAATGCGGATAAAAAAGTGGCGTCGTACATTTTGCGCGAAAAAGAGGGCGTCACCAACATGACCCTGGCGGACATTGCAGAGGGCGCCAAGGTTTCCGAGGGAAGCGTGATCCGCTTTTGCAACAAGCTGGGCATCAAAAAGCTGATCGACCTGAAAATATGCATCGCAAAAATTTCCGCCAAGGAAAACGAACGAACCGATGCCCTGGGCTCTGCGCTGGAAAATGAATTTGCAGAGATCATTCACAACACGGCCTCGCTGATCTCGCCCGCACAGATCGAGCAGGCCGTGGATATCATCGAACAGCGGCGGCATATTTACTTTTTTGGCATTTCTGTGAGCGGGATTGCCGCCCGCATGGGCGAAAACAGTTTTCTGCGCATGGGAAAATCCTCCCAGGCGATCGAGGAGGGGCACATGCAGATGCTTACTGCCTCGGCCATGTCTGCGGACAATGCGCTGGTGGTGTTTTCGCTCACCGGCAATACAAAAGACACCTGTGAGGCGGCCGCCGCGGCAAAGCTTCGCGGGGTAAAGATCATCTCCATCACAAGCTACCGCAACTCCCAGCTGGCAAAAATTTCGGACATTGTTTTGCAGACTTCGGCAAAAGAAGAGATTATAAACGGCGGCCGCATCACCGGGCTGATCAGCCAGATGTTCGTGCTGGACCACCTGAAACGGGAATATACGGCAAGGCATTCCGAGGTTGTTTCGCAGCTCAAGGAGGATCTTGCCAAAACGATTCTGCTGAAAAAGCTGTGA